The proteins below come from a single Cervus elaphus chromosome 4, mCerEla1.1, whole genome shotgun sequence genomic window:
- the INAFM1 gene encoding putative transmembrane protein INAFM1 yields the protein MRGTSCVGGGGESPGGAGLSEGPRGRWLRLAPVCAYFLCVSLAAVLLAVYYGLIWVPTRPPAAPAGPPPSAQSSPCGARAGALPAPAPAAASVSCLLGAPGGPRPQLELPRSRRRRRRHSDPSRRRPSRQTLGKTPEAAAGRGPG from the coding sequence ATGCGGGGCACGAGCTGCGTGGGCGGCGGCGGCGAGAGCCCGGGTGGCGCAGGGCTGAGCGAGGGCCCGCGGGGCCGTTGGCTGCGCCTAGCCCCGGTCTGCGCCTACTTTCTTTGCGTCTCGTTGGCTGCCGTGCTGCTCGCTGTCTACTACGGTCTCATTTGGGTTCCCACGCGGCCCCCTGCAGCCCCAGCCGGCCCGCCGCCCAGCGCGCAGTCCTCTCCGTGCGGCGCCCGCGCGGGTGCGCTGCCTGCCCCGGCGCCCGCCGCCGCCTCGGTCTCTTGCCTCCTGGGAGCCCCTGGCGGGCCGAGACCCCAGCTCGAGCTGccgcgcagccgccgccgccgccgccgccacagTGACCCCAGCCGCCGCCGCCCGAGCCGCCAGACGCTGGGGAAGACGCCGGAGGCCGCGGCGGGGCGAGGACCCGGGTAA
- the CCDC9 gene encoding coiled-coil domain-containing protein 9 isoform X2, whose protein sequence is MSATLDLKSKEEKDAELDKRIEALRRKNEALIRRYQEIEEDRKKAELEGVAVTAPRKGRSVEKENVAVEMERNLGPSRRSPGTPRPSGVSKGGRIPPQHGGRAGMGRTSRSWEDSPREQPRGGAGGRGRRGRGRGSPHLSGGGDASTADRKSKEWEERRKQNIEKMNEEMEKIAEYERNQREGVLEPNPVRNFLDDPRRRSGPLEEPERDRREGSRRHGRNWGGPDFERVRYGLEQERQGRRAGLGGTGDMTLSMTGRERSEYLRWKQEREKIDQERLQRHRKPTGQWRREWDAEKTDGMFKDGPAVALEPSHRYDDQAWARPPKPPTFREFLSQHRTEVSRRKKKSSRPQPKAASRAYSDHDDRWETKEAVSAAPEPPQPAPPKEAPTQLPETPAPAHRPPEDEGEEGEGDEGEEGLDEGDDGEDEEWEDVSEDDEEIEEEEGADDEEEEPAGDHQPEEAEPSGSPTREHGDKEPARPEEPLPLPQAPATPSSPFSPPGGHQPVSDWGEEMELNSPRTAHPADAVSPGEAWPFENA, encoded by the exons ATG TCAGCCACACTGGATCTGAAATCGAAGGAGGAGAAGGATGCTGAGTTGGACAAGAGGATCGAGGCTCTTCGGCGGAAGAATGAGGCCCTCATCCGGCGCTACCAG GAGATTGAGGAGGACCGGAAAAAAGCTGAACTGGAGGGAGTAGCAGTGACAGCTCCCCGGAAGGGCCGCTCAGTTGAGAAGGAGAATGTGGCGGTGGAAATG GAGAGGAACCTGGGTCCCTCCCGGAGGTCTCCAGGGACCCCTCGGCCTTCAGGGGTCAGCAAGGGAGGCCGGATCCCTCCTCAGCACGGAGGCCGGGCAGGCATGGGCCGGACATCCCGCAGCTGGGAAGACAGTCCCAGGGAGCAGCCTCGGGGAGGTGCTGGGGGCCGCGGCCGGAGGGGTCGGGGCAGGGGGTCCCCTCATCTCTCTGGAGGTGGCGATGCCTCGACTGCTGACCGCAAATCCAAG GAGTGGGAGGAGCGGCGGAAGCAGAACATTGAGAAGATGAACGAGGAGATGGAGAAGATTGCAGAGTATGAGCGCAACCAGCGG GAAGGTGTGTTGGAGCCCAACCCAGTGCGGAACTTCCTGGACGATCCCCGGCGACGCAGTGGGCCCCTAGAGGAGCCTGAGCGGGACCGCCGGGAAGGCAGCCGCCGGCACGGGCGCAACTGGGGGGGCCCTGACTTCGAGCGGGTGCGCTACGGCCTTGAGCAGGAGCGGCAG GGCCGCCGGGCCGGCCTGGGCGGCACCGGGGACATGACGCTCTCCATGACGGGCCGAGAGCGGTCCGAGTACCTGCGCTGGAAGCAGGAGCGGGAGAAGATTGACCAGGAGCGTCTGCAGAGGCACCGCAAGCCCACGGGCCAGTGGCGGCGGGAGTGGGATGCTGAGAAGACTGATGGCAT gtTCAAGGATGGCCCAGCTGTGGCCCTAGAACCATCCCACCGCTATG ATGACCAGGCTTGGGCCCGGCCCCCCAAGCCACCCACTTTCAGGGAGTTCCTGTCCCAGCACAGAACTGAGGTCAGCCGCAGAAAGAAGAAGAGCAGCCGACCCCAGCCTAAGGCAGCCTCCCGTGCCTATAG TGACCACGATGACCGCTGGGAGACGAAGGAGGCCGTGTCCGCAGCTCCCGAGCCCCCGCAACCTGCTCCCCCCAAGGAGGCGCCCACGCAG CTGCCTGAGACCCCGGCCCCTGCCCATCGGCCTCCTGAGGATGAGGGCGAGGAGGGCGAAGGCGATGAGGGCGAGGAGGGCTTGGATGAGGGGGATGATGGGGAGGATGAGGAGTGGGAAGACGTGAGTGAGGATGATGAGGAGATAGAGGAAGAAGAGGGGGCTGATGATGAGGAAGAAGAGCCAGCTGGAGATCACCAACCCGAGGAGGCTGAGCCCAGCGGGAGCCCCACCAGGGAACACGGTGACAAAGAGCCCGCCAGGCCGGAAGAGCCCCTGCCGCTCCCCCAGGCCCCTGCCACGCCTTCCAGCCCCTTCTCGCCCCCCGGGGGCCATCAGCCTGTGTCCGACTGGGGTGAAGAGATGGAGCTGAATTCTCCCCGGACTGCCCACCCAGCAGATGCTGTCTCTCCGGGTGAGGCCTGGCCGTTTGAAAATGCATGA
- the CCDC9 gene encoding coiled-coil domain-containing protein 9 isoform X1: MSATLDLKSKEEKDAELDKRIEALRRKNEALIRRYQEIEEDRKKAELEGVAVTAPRKGRSVEKENVAVEMERNLGPSRRSPGTPRPSGVSKGGRIPPQHGGRAGMGRTSRSWEDSPREQPRGGAGGRGRRGRGRGSPHLSGGGDASTADRKSKEWEERRKQNIEKMNEEMEKIAEYERNQREGVLEPNPVRNFLDDPRRRSGPLEEPERDRREGSRRHGRNWGGPDFERVRYGLEQERQGRRAGLGGTGDMTLSMTGRERSEYLRWKQEREKIDQERLQRHRKPTGQWRREWDAEKTDGMFKDGPAVALEPSHRYDDQAWARPPKPPTFREFLSQHRTEVSRRKKKSSRPQPKAASRAYSDHDDRWETKEAVSAAPEPPQPAPPKEAPTQLPETPAPAHRPPEDEGEEGEGDEGEEGLDEGDDGEDEEWEDVSEDDEEIEEEEGADDEEEEPAGDHQPEEAEPSGSPTREHGDKEPARPEEPLPLPQAPATPSSPFSPPGGHQPVSDWGEEMELNSPRTAHPADAVSPGGDQPAPASLESGPSAPGTQKAEEEGSEAAPEADPEGQETAEIADFQRASPNS; the protein is encoded by the exons ATG TCAGCCACACTGGATCTGAAATCGAAGGAGGAGAAGGATGCTGAGTTGGACAAGAGGATCGAGGCTCTTCGGCGGAAGAATGAGGCCCTCATCCGGCGCTACCAG GAGATTGAGGAGGACCGGAAAAAAGCTGAACTGGAGGGAGTAGCAGTGACAGCTCCCCGGAAGGGCCGCTCAGTTGAGAAGGAGAATGTGGCGGTGGAAATG GAGAGGAACCTGGGTCCCTCCCGGAGGTCTCCAGGGACCCCTCGGCCTTCAGGGGTCAGCAAGGGAGGCCGGATCCCTCCTCAGCACGGAGGCCGGGCAGGCATGGGCCGGACATCCCGCAGCTGGGAAGACAGTCCCAGGGAGCAGCCTCGGGGAGGTGCTGGGGGCCGCGGCCGGAGGGGTCGGGGCAGGGGGTCCCCTCATCTCTCTGGAGGTGGCGATGCCTCGACTGCTGACCGCAAATCCAAG GAGTGGGAGGAGCGGCGGAAGCAGAACATTGAGAAGATGAACGAGGAGATGGAGAAGATTGCAGAGTATGAGCGCAACCAGCGG GAAGGTGTGTTGGAGCCCAACCCAGTGCGGAACTTCCTGGACGATCCCCGGCGACGCAGTGGGCCCCTAGAGGAGCCTGAGCGGGACCGCCGGGAAGGCAGCCGCCGGCACGGGCGCAACTGGGGGGGCCCTGACTTCGAGCGGGTGCGCTACGGCCTTGAGCAGGAGCGGCAG GGCCGCCGGGCCGGCCTGGGCGGCACCGGGGACATGACGCTCTCCATGACGGGCCGAGAGCGGTCCGAGTACCTGCGCTGGAAGCAGGAGCGGGAGAAGATTGACCAGGAGCGTCTGCAGAGGCACCGCAAGCCCACGGGCCAGTGGCGGCGGGAGTGGGATGCTGAGAAGACTGATGGCAT gtTCAAGGATGGCCCAGCTGTGGCCCTAGAACCATCCCACCGCTATG ATGACCAGGCTTGGGCCCGGCCCCCCAAGCCACCCACTTTCAGGGAGTTCCTGTCCCAGCACAGAACTGAGGTCAGCCGCAGAAAGAAGAAGAGCAGCCGACCCCAGCCTAAGGCAGCCTCCCGTGCCTATAG TGACCACGATGACCGCTGGGAGACGAAGGAGGCCGTGTCCGCAGCTCCCGAGCCCCCGCAACCTGCTCCCCCCAAGGAGGCGCCCACGCAG CTGCCTGAGACCCCGGCCCCTGCCCATCGGCCTCCTGAGGATGAGGGCGAGGAGGGCGAAGGCGATGAGGGCGAGGAGGGCTTGGATGAGGGGGATGATGGGGAGGATGAGGAGTGGGAAGACGTGAGTGAGGATGATGAGGAGATAGAGGAAGAAGAGGGGGCTGATGATGAGGAAGAAGAGCCAGCTGGAGATCACCAACCCGAGGAGGCTGAGCCCAGCGGGAGCCCCACCAGGGAACACGGTGACAAAGAGCCCGCCAGGCCGGAAGAGCCCCTGCCGCTCCCCCAGGCCCCTGCCACGCCTTCCAGCCCCTTCTCGCCCCCCGGGGGCCATCAGCCTGTGTCCGACTGGGGTGAAGAGATGGAGCTGAATTCTCCCCGGACTGCCCACCCAGCAGATGCTGTCTCTCCGG GAGGTGACCAGCCAGCCCCTGCCTCCTTGGAGAGTGGGCCCAGCGCCCCAGGAACCCAGAAAGCTGAAGAGGAGGGGTCTGAGGCAGCTCCAG AGGCAGACCCCGAGGGCCAAGAGACGGCAGAGATCGCCGACTTCCAGAGG gCCTCCCCGAATTCCTGA
- the CCDC9 gene encoding coiled-coil domain-containing protein 9 isoform X3, which translates to MERNLGPSRRSPGTPRPSGVSKGGRIPPQHGGRAGMGRTSRSWEDSPREQPRGGAGGRGRRGRGRGSPHLSGGGDASTADRKSKEWEERRKQNIEKMNEEMEKIAEYERNQREGVLEPNPVRNFLDDPRRRSGPLEEPERDRREGSRRHGRNWGGPDFERVRYGLEQERQGRRAGLGGTGDMTLSMTGRERSEYLRWKQEREKIDQERLQRHRKPTGQWRREWDAEKTDGMFKDGPAVALEPSHRYDDQAWARPPKPPTFREFLSQHRTEVSRRKKKSSRPQPKAASRAYSDHDDRWETKEAVSAAPEPPQPAPPKEAPTQLPETPAPAHRPPEDEGEEGEGDEGEEGLDEGDDGEDEEWEDVSEDDEEIEEEEGADDEEEEPAGDHQPEEAEPSGSPTREHGDKEPARPEEPLPLPQAPATPSSPFSPPGGHQPVSDWGEEMELNSPRTAHPADAVSPGGDQPAPASLESGPSAPGTQKAEEEGSEAAPEADPEGQETAEIADFQRASPNS; encoded by the exons ATG GAGAGGAACCTGGGTCCCTCCCGGAGGTCTCCAGGGACCCCTCGGCCTTCAGGGGTCAGCAAGGGAGGCCGGATCCCTCCTCAGCACGGAGGCCGGGCAGGCATGGGCCGGACATCCCGCAGCTGGGAAGACAGTCCCAGGGAGCAGCCTCGGGGAGGTGCTGGGGGCCGCGGCCGGAGGGGTCGGGGCAGGGGGTCCCCTCATCTCTCTGGAGGTGGCGATGCCTCGACTGCTGACCGCAAATCCAAG GAGTGGGAGGAGCGGCGGAAGCAGAACATTGAGAAGATGAACGAGGAGATGGAGAAGATTGCAGAGTATGAGCGCAACCAGCGG GAAGGTGTGTTGGAGCCCAACCCAGTGCGGAACTTCCTGGACGATCCCCGGCGACGCAGTGGGCCCCTAGAGGAGCCTGAGCGGGACCGCCGGGAAGGCAGCCGCCGGCACGGGCGCAACTGGGGGGGCCCTGACTTCGAGCGGGTGCGCTACGGCCTTGAGCAGGAGCGGCAG GGCCGCCGGGCCGGCCTGGGCGGCACCGGGGACATGACGCTCTCCATGACGGGCCGAGAGCGGTCCGAGTACCTGCGCTGGAAGCAGGAGCGGGAGAAGATTGACCAGGAGCGTCTGCAGAGGCACCGCAAGCCCACGGGCCAGTGGCGGCGGGAGTGGGATGCTGAGAAGACTGATGGCAT gtTCAAGGATGGCCCAGCTGTGGCCCTAGAACCATCCCACCGCTATG ATGACCAGGCTTGGGCCCGGCCCCCCAAGCCACCCACTTTCAGGGAGTTCCTGTCCCAGCACAGAACTGAGGTCAGCCGCAGAAAGAAGAAGAGCAGCCGACCCCAGCCTAAGGCAGCCTCCCGTGCCTATAG TGACCACGATGACCGCTGGGAGACGAAGGAGGCCGTGTCCGCAGCTCCCGAGCCCCCGCAACCTGCTCCCCCCAAGGAGGCGCCCACGCAG CTGCCTGAGACCCCGGCCCCTGCCCATCGGCCTCCTGAGGATGAGGGCGAGGAGGGCGAAGGCGATGAGGGCGAGGAGGGCTTGGATGAGGGGGATGATGGGGAGGATGAGGAGTGGGAAGACGTGAGTGAGGATGATGAGGAGATAGAGGAAGAAGAGGGGGCTGATGATGAGGAAGAAGAGCCAGCTGGAGATCACCAACCCGAGGAGGCTGAGCCCAGCGGGAGCCCCACCAGGGAACACGGTGACAAAGAGCCCGCCAGGCCGGAAGAGCCCCTGCCGCTCCCCCAGGCCCCTGCCACGCCTTCCAGCCCCTTCTCGCCCCCCGGGGGCCATCAGCCTGTGTCCGACTGGGGTGAAGAGATGGAGCTGAATTCTCCCCGGACTGCCCACCCAGCAGATGCTGTCTCTCCGG GAGGTGACCAGCCAGCCCCTGCCTCCTTGGAGAGTGGGCCCAGCGCCCCAGGAACCCAGAAAGCTGAAGAGGAGGGGTCTGAGGCAGCTCCAG AGGCAGACCCCGAGGGCCAAGAGACGGCAGAGATCGCCGACTTCCAGAGG gCCTCCCCGAATTCCTGA